The following proteins are co-located in the Paenibacillus sp. JNUCC32 genome:
- a CDS encoding amidase yields MMKKQTKIFKRVLSMALLLGLAMNSITAAAAERFPYEEITLKELEKGYAEGTFKTEEVVKAYLDRIGIYESNYNAFTMMNAGALQEAREVDRRRAAGEKLGPLAGVPIVIKEAVDVAGFPSTFGWAPLSKELGGIELIPEKDAPVVARLKAAGAIILGKTNIPAFSSDGTRASSSWAGDTYNAIDRKLVPGASSSGTAMSISGNFAVLGIAEETGGSIQNPAAAQALVGIKPTFGLVPNAGVVPLAGSTRDVVGPHARTVHDAAVMLDVIAGYTAEDAKTVASIGNIPKKGYTSKLNPLALKNKRIGLYGPGWLGEELTAETQKLYDRAVKELESQGAIVVTDPFADTEFAEFAKSAGSIGIESIVYDMEQYLKRLGPNAAIQSVDELIEKTGETPSALARYPEALKIPGSVPDLSTFTEIRTKYLHIFNDVLDQHKLDALVFPQMYKETPLLHSEDKIADTTVPEINIAGVPLVTVPAGYYKSGSPFSIAFVGKMWSEADLLGMAYDYEQATKHRVAPTLVAKP; encoded by the coding sequence ATGATGAAAAAACAAACCAAGATATTCAAACGCGTGTTGTCCATGGCACTCCTGCTTGGGTTGGCCATGAACAGCATAACCGCTGCGGCAGCTGAACGGTTTCCCTATGAGGAAATTACATTGAAGGAGCTTGAGAAGGGTTACGCGGAAGGAACGTTCAAAACCGAAGAGGTTGTGAAGGCCTACCTCGACCGGATCGGCATCTATGAATCCAATTACAATGCGTTCACCATGATGAATGCGGGCGCGCTTCAGGAAGCCCGCGAGGTTGACCGGCGCCGAGCGGCCGGCGAGAAGCTCGGCCCCCTTGCAGGTGTCCCGATTGTCATCAAGGAAGCCGTCGACGTCGCCGGCTTCCCGTCCACCTTCGGCTGGGCCCCGCTCAGCAAAGAGCTCGGCGGAATCGAGCTGATCCCGGAGAAGGACGCCCCCGTCGTTGCCCGCTTGAAGGCGGCCGGCGCCATTATACTGGGCAAGACCAATATCCCGGCATTCAGCTCCGACGGTACGCGCGCCAGCTCCAGCTGGGCCGGCGACACCTATAACGCCATCGACCGGAAGCTGGTCCCGGGCGCCAGCAGCTCCGGCACGGCGATGTCCATATCGGGCAACTTTGCCGTGCTCGGCATTGCCGAAGAAACCGGCGGATCGATCCAGAATCCGGCGGCGGCCCAAGCGCTGGTCGGCATCAAACCAACCTTCGGATTGGTGCCGAATGCCGGGGTCGTGCCTCTCGCCGGAAGCACCAGAGACGTTGTCGGCCCGCATGCCCGCACGGTTCACGACGCCGCCGTCATGCTGGACGTCATCGCAGGCTACACGGCCGAGGATGCCAAGACCGTTGCATCGATCGGCAACATTCCCAAGAAAGGCTACACCTCCAAGCTGAATCCGTTGGCCCTCAAGAACAAACGCATCGGTCTCTATGGCCCGGGGTGGCTTGGCGAAGAGCTGACGGCGGAGACCCAGAAACTATATGACCGGGCCGTGAAGGAACTGGAGAGCCAGGGAGCCATCGTGGTTACCGATCCGTTCGCCGATACGGAATTCGCCGAATTCGCCAAATCGGCAGGCTCCATCGGCATTGAATCGATCGTGTACGATATGGAGCAGTATCTGAAGCGCCTGGGTCCGAATGCCGCCATTCAGTCGGTGGATGAACTGATCGAGAAGACGGGCGAGACCCCATCGGCGCTCGCCAGGTACCCGGAAGCCTTGAAAATTCCCGGCTCCGTCCCTGATCTCTCAACATTCACGGAAATCCGAACGAAGTATCTCCATATTTTTAACGACGTGCTGGATCAACACAAGCTGGATGCACTCGTCTTCCCTCAGATGTATAAGGAAACGCCGCTGCTTCACAGCGAGGACAAAATCGCCGACACTACCGTTCCCGAGATCAACATCGCGGGCGTTCCTCTCGTCACGGTGCCGGCCGGATATTATAAGAGCGGTTCTCCGTTCTCCATCGCCTTTGTCGGCAAAATGTGGAGCGAAGCCGACTTGCTCGGCATGGCCTACGACTACGAGCAGGCAACGAAGCATCGCGTCGCTCCAACGCTTGTCGCCAAGCCTTAA
- the tatC gene encoding twin-arginine translocase subunit TatC gives MLRRLLQRSISSTANPNDQSAIEHLEEMRKRLIRTLIAFLVAMVAAFIYVEKIYHWLVRGMDEQLVLLGPSEVMWVYMIIAGVVAVTVTLPIAAYQIWRFVQPALPDGTHRSAMLLIPVISVLFITGICFGYFVLFPMVLQFMQRMAEGAFQTMYTAQKYFTFMIHMTVPFGFLFEMPAIVVFLTKLGIVNPHRLAKMRKSAYFLLCIVAVTITPPDIMSDLIVIVPLFLLYEISVSISRFIYRKQLQLAQAEGSAT, from the coding sequence ATGCTCCGCAGACTGCTGCAGCGGTCAATAAGCAGCACAGCTAATCCGAACGACCAAAGCGCGATCGAGCACCTGGAGGAAATGCGGAAGCGCCTGATCCGCACGCTGATTGCGTTTCTGGTCGCGATGGTGGCCGCCTTCATCTACGTCGAGAAGATCTATCACTGGCTGGTACGCGGGATGGACGAGCAGCTCGTTCTGCTCGGTCCCTCCGAAGTGATGTGGGTGTATATGATCATTGCGGGCGTGGTGGCCGTCACCGTCACGCTTCCCATTGCCGCTTACCAAATATGGCGGTTCGTGCAGCCGGCGCTGCCGGACGGAACCCACCGCTCCGCCATGCTGCTCATTCCCGTCATCAGCGTGTTATTCATTACCGGCATCTGCTTCGGATACTTCGTGCTGTTCCCGATGGTGCTGCAGTTCATGCAGCGCATGGCCGAAGGGGCCTTCCAAACGATGTATACCGCGCAAAAATACTTTACGTTCATGATTCATATGACCGTACCGTTCGGATTTCTGTTCGAAATGCCCGCCATCGTCGTTTTTCTGACGAAGCTCGGCATAGTGAATCCGCACCGGCTGGCCAAGATGCGCAAATCAGCCTACTTCCTGCTCTGCATCGTGGCCGTGACCATTACGCCGCCGGATATCATGTCCGATCTGATCGTGATTGTCCCGCTGTTCCTGCTGTACGAAATCAGCGTTTCGATCTCCAGATTCATCTATCGCAAGCAGCTGCAGCTCGCTCAAGCGGAGGGCAGCGCAACCTAA
- a CDS encoding twin-arginine translocase TatA/TatE family subunit, which yields MPFGNIGIGGLILILIIALIIFGPSKLPELGRAFGRTLSEFKGATRGLMNGDDENAKKDDAPQTAAAVNKQHS from the coding sequence ATGCCGTTTGGCAACATTGGAATCGGTGGTTTAATTCTTATTTTGATTATCGCACTCATCATATTCGGTCCCTCCAAGCTTCCCGAGCTCGGTCGCGCTTTCGGGCGAACCTTAAGCGAATTTAAGGGCGCAACCCGCGGCTTGATGAACGGAGACGACGAGAATGCGAAAAAAGACGATGCTCCGCAGACTGCTGCAGCGGTCAATAAGCAGCACAGCTAA
- a CDS encoding PhoX family protein: MDRKTFLSYLGTGATALAAASAGLGVLEGKASAMSGTANHLFGFKTNRVSGYFEPIEPTKADQLVLPKNFKYDVIAAFDDVINPAGEKFGSGCDYNAFFPLKGSNVRGLLVNNHEYSTIFSIGPVKDGKMTADQIHKNLYYQGMSVIEVYRDEKGVWKMDTTSTHARRINGFSKFDITGPAKGIPALKGATTATGTFANCSGGVTLWNTVLSCEENFEDTAAVSNLPDTHYGWVVEVDPFDKSFLKKHTALGRFNHENTAMGLAADGRVVVYMGDDKKDACVYKFISKHKYDKSKGRANSALLEDGTLYVANLKSGKWQPVTLEAVAKATAEDKELQAKFKSQGDVVTYCQEAARLVGGTPTDRPEDIEISPFDNTVFVCHTNNDNHGNIHGHITRIFEAGNDLAAMEFDFEIFAAGGRQSGFSSPDNLAFDSNGDLWVVTDISSSSQNKGVHKSFMNNGLFVIPTSGPEQGVALQFASGPVESELTGPFFTPDEQTLFLSVQHPGENTEDLSNPTSTWPHRSGEKMARCAVVAISGFKLE, translated from the coding sequence ATGGACCGCAAAACGTTTCTGTCTTATCTGGGTACGGGCGCAACCGCATTGGCAGCCGCTTCGGCAGGCTTAGGCGTATTGGAAGGAAAGGCCTCCGCCATGTCCGGAACCGCAAATCATCTGTTCGGATTCAAAACGAATCGGGTCAGCGGCTACTTCGAGCCAATCGAACCAACCAAAGCAGACCAGCTCGTCCTGCCTAAAAATTTTAAATATGATGTCATTGCGGCATTCGACGACGTAATCAATCCGGCTGGCGAAAAATTCGGCTCCGGCTGCGATTACAACGCATTTTTCCCGCTCAAGGGCTCCAATGTCCGCGGCCTCCTGGTCAACAATCATGAGTATTCCACCATCTTCTCGATCGGACCTGTGAAGGACGGGAAAATGACGGCGGATCAAATCCATAAAAACCTGTATTACCAAGGCATGTCGGTCATTGAGGTATACCGCGACGAAAAGGGCGTATGGAAAATGGACACCACCTCCACCCATGCCCGCCGCATCAACGGCTTCAGCAAATTCGATATCACCGGCCCGGCTAAGGGCATCCCTGCCCTGAAAGGCGCCACGACGGCGACCGGCACGTTTGCCAACTGCTCCGGCGGCGTAACGCTGTGGAACACGGTTTTGTCCTGCGAAGAGAATTTCGAAGACACGGCGGCAGTCTCGAACCTGCCGGATACGCACTACGGCTGGGTCGTCGAGGTAGACCCGTTCGATAAATCCTTCTTGAAAAAGCACACCGCCCTCGGCAGATTCAATCATGAAAACACCGCCATGGGCCTTGCCGCAGACGGCCGGGTCGTTGTCTATATGGGCGACGACAAGAAGGATGCCTGCGTCTATAAATTCATCAGCAAGCACAAATACGATAAGAGCAAAGGGCGCGCCAACTCTGCGCTTCTGGAAGACGGAACCCTGTACGTTGCCAACCTGAAATCGGGTAAGTGGCAGCCGGTCACCCTTGAAGCCGTAGCCAAGGCCACTGCAGAAGATAAAGAGCTCCAGGCCAAATTCAAGTCCCAAGGGGACGTTGTGACTTACTGTCAGGAAGCTGCGCGTCTTGTCGGCGGAACGCCGACGGACCGTCCGGAAGACATCGAGATCTCGCCGTTCGATAACACCGTGTTTGTCTGCCATACGAACAACGACAATCACGGCAACATCCACGGTCATATCACGCGTATCTTTGAAGCAGGCAACGATCTGGCCGCCATGGAGTTCGACTTTGAGATCTTTGCTGCCGGCGGACGTCAATCCGGCTTCAGCTCGCCGGACAACCTGGCGTTCGACTCGAACGGCGACCTGTGGGTCGTGACGGACATCTCCAGCAGCAGCCAGAACAAAGGCGTTCATAAATCCTTTATGAACAACGGACTGTTCGTGATCCCAACGAGCGGGCCGGAACAAGGAGTAGCGCTGCAATTCGCTTCCGGGCCGGTAGAGTCCGAGCTGACAGGCCCTTTCTTCACTCCTGACGAGCAGACGCTCTTCCTGTCCGTTCAACACCCGGGCGAAAATACGGAAGACCTCAGCAACCCAACCAGTACATGGCCTCACCGCTCCGGCGAAAAGATGGCGCGCTGCGCGGTCGTGGCGATTAGCGGCTTCAAACTGGAATAA
- a CDS encoding HNH endonuclease: METTVHHLTPREYGGARLPTALLCIPCHKQIHHLYTNKQLVDQGLTTLAALQQDPAMQSFIRWIRKTPPGTIPKSRKSKNVRGRR, encoded by the coding sequence GTGGAAACCACCGTTCACCATCTGACTCCCCGGGAGTATGGCGGCGCTCGCCTTCCCACCGCCCTGTTGTGCATTCCATGCCACAAGCAAATCCATCATCTCTATACCAATAAACAGCTCGTCGATCAAGGCTTAACGACCTTGGCGGCACTGCAACAGGATCCGGCCATGCAGTCCTTCATCCGCTGGATCCGCAAGACTCCTCCCGGCACCATCCCCAAATCCCGCAAGTCCAAAAATGTTCGGGGGCGGCGATAG
- a CDS encoding lipoate--protein ligase family protein, with product MNIPPLILPEDQPVLLLDRTDNLAHQDVLYHFALDELLCRLTGEGGPAICHLWRHPRAFVMGVRDSRLPEALQGEAHLRYLGYDTAVRHSGGAAVPLDAGVVNLSLILPFSSAGPAPDFHQDFEIMVELIREALRGTGRNVDTGEIAGAFCPGTFDLSIGGLKFCGIAQRRQRKAFIIQAFIIAEGSGSERARLVRSFYDIAAEGADPKHYPLVEADSTASLEELTNIGIGFDAVRQFTAAVKGVIRGWQAGKDLAEAASRFTMPGAEDIRIMADQMRQRYKRPPI from the coding sequence GTGAACATTCCGCCGCTGATACTACCAGAAGACCAACCCGTCCTGCTGCTTGACCGGACCGATAATTTAGCGCACCAGGACGTGCTGTATCATTTTGCGCTGGACGAGCTTTTATGCAGGCTGACCGGAGAGGGCGGGCCCGCCATCTGCCATCTGTGGCGGCATCCGCGCGCCTTTGTCATGGGCGTGCGCGACAGCCGCCTGCCCGAGGCGCTGCAAGGGGAGGCCCACCTTCGTTACCTCGGCTATGACACCGCCGTCCGCCATTCGGGCGGTGCCGCGGTACCCTTGGACGCGGGCGTGGTGAACCTCTCCCTCATCCTTCCGTTTTCCTCCGCCGGACCGGCGCCTGATTTCCATCAGGACTTTGAAATTATGGTGGAGCTGATCCGGGAAGCCCTCCGCGGCACGGGCCGAAACGTCGATACCGGCGAAATCGCCGGCGCCTTCTGCCCCGGTACGTTTGATCTCAGCATCGGCGGCCTCAAATTTTGCGGCATTGCCCAGCGGCGGCAGCGGAAAGCCTTCATTATCCAGGCTTTTATCATTGCCGAAGGTTCGGGCAGCGAACGCGCCCGGCTGGTCCGTTCCTTCTATGATATCGCAGCTGAGGGAGCCGACCCCAAGCATTATCCTCTAGTAGAAGCTGACAGCACCGCGAGCCTCGAGGAACTGACCAACATCGGCATCGGCTTCGACGCGGTGCGTCAATTCACCGCAGCCGTTAAAGGGGTCATTCGAGGATGGCAGGCAGGCAAGGATTTGGCCGAAGCGGCTTCCAGGTTTACGATGCCTGGGGCCGAGGATATCCGCATTATGGCTGATCAGATGCGTCAGCGGTATAAACGCCCCCCCATTTGA
- the cysK gene encoding cysteine synthase A translates to MEIYNSVVDMIGQTPMVKLRRVVPEGSADVYVKLERFNPSGSVKDRAAYNLIHTAEEQGLLQPGGTIIEPTSGNTGIGLAMIAAAKGYRAILIMPDNMSKERINILKAYGAEVVLTPSSERMPGSIAKALVLREQIPGSFIPQQFENAANPDIHRVTTAPEIMEQMEGRLDAFVATAGTGGTVTGTGEELRKSLPNLHIAVVEPQGSSVLSGGQPGPHKLVGTSPGFVPKILNTSVYDEIIQIADEDALQTVRNLARKEGILVGPSSGASVFAALRVAKRLGEGKRVVCIAPDTGERYLSMDIF, encoded by the coding sequence ATGGAGATCTATAATAGTGTGGTTGATATGATCGGCCAGACGCCAATGGTGAAACTTCGGCGGGTAGTGCCAGAAGGATCAGCCGACGTCTATGTAAAGCTTGAGAGATTCAATCCTTCCGGCAGCGTGAAGGACCGCGCGGCCTACAATCTAATTCATACCGCGGAGGAGCAAGGCCTGCTCCAACCGGGCGGCACCATTATCGAGCCGACGAGCGGGAATACCGGCATCGGCTTGGCGATGATTGCAGCCGCCAAGGGCTATCGGGCCATCTTGATTATGCCGGACAACATGTCCAAGGAACGGATTAATATCTTGAAGGCCTACGGTGCGGAGGTCGTGCTGACACCGAGCAGCGAACGCATGCCGGGCTCGATTGCCAAGGCGCTCGTGCTTAGGGAGCAGATTCCGGGCAGCTTCATTCCGCAGCAGTTCGAGAATGCGGCCAACCCGGACATTCACAGGGTGACGACAGCACCGGAAATAATGGAACAGATGGAAGGGCGGCTGGACGCCTTCGTGGCGACGGCGGGAACGGGCGGCACCGTAACCGGAACCGGGGAAGAGCTGAGGAAGTCTTTGCCGAACCTCCATATCGCGGTGGTCGAGCCGCAGGGCTCGTCCGTGCTCTCCGGCGGACAGCCGGGACCGCACAAGCTCGTGGGCACAAGCCCGGGCTTCGTACCAAAGATCCTGAATACAAGCGTATATGACGAGATTATCCAGATCGCCGACGAGGATGCATTGCAGACCGTTCGGAATTTGGCCCGCAAGGAAGGAATACTGGTAGGCCCATCCTCCGGCGCATCGGTATTCGCGGCCCTTCGCGTAGCGAAGCGGCTGGGGGAAGGGAAGCGGGTTGTCTGCATTGCCCCGGATACGGGAGAGCGGTATCTCAGCATGGATATTTTCTAA
- a CDS encoding DNA topology modulation protein FlaR encodes MDTKIPNRIHIIGSVGSGKTTLARKLSARFNLPYYELDNVVWERAQPDDIRRSEADRDALLLSIVNTNGWIIEGAHLKWVSPSFRHADLIVFLNPSYSTITYRIITRFIKQRLRLEQAHYTPTWDMLKKMFDWSASYQREGRYQIQDTLADYPGKVVVVRSHEQLMQELKQRMPSIEHQERTSG; translated from the coding sequence ATGGACACTAAGATCCCGAACCGGATCCATATTATCGGCTCCGTCGGCAGCGGCAAGACAACGCTTGCCCGGAAGCTGTCCGCCCGGTTTAATCTCCCTTATTACGAGCTCGACAATGTCGTATGGGAGCGGGCCCAGCCGGACGATATCAGGAGGAGTGAGGCGGATCGGGACGCGCTATTGCTAAGCATCGTGAACACGAATGGCTGGATCATCGAGGGCGCTCATCTGAAATGGGTCAGCCCCAGCTTCCGCCATGCGGATCTCATCGTTTTTCTGAACCCGTCCTACTCCACAATAACCTACCGGATCATCACAAGGTTCATCAAGCAACGACTGCGACTTGAACAAGCGCACTATACCCCTACTTGGGACATGCTCAAAAAAATGTTCGATTGGAGCGCCTCCTATCAGCGGGAGGGCAGATATCAGATCCAGGACACGCTTGCGGATTATCCCGGCAAAGTGGTCGTCGTGAGGAGCCATGAACAACTCATGCAGGAGCTTAAGCAGCGGATGCCCTCCATAGAACACCAAGAAAGGACCTCCGGTTAA
- a CDS encoding epoxide hydrolase family protein gives MNIQPFSFQIESAAIDDLYRRLDMTRWPDEIPGGNWNYGIPLDFMKDMVAYWRHEFDWGAFRRSIQTYPNYIAQIDGIDIHFIHIKGSGEHSVPLLIAHGWPSSFYEMLELIPYLMNPGQFGGHAEISFDVVIPSIPGHGFSGIPLRPGFEDRQAGELLMKLMTGLGYERFGAHGYDIGASILGLMCLDHPDRFIGYHTTSPGNPSPYADSSSTLSDEETAFLEYQKQWEREEGAYAHILGTRPQTAAYGLHDSPVALAAFILEKWHYWTSPEDDNVLQHFSKEQLMANVSIYWLTQSINASNRYYYEGKHTRWPGPEEFSPVPHGVTLTAQRNERPPRTFVERIFPNVIHWKDLNAGGHFIAAEQPSWIAEQITAFFKQICDSPQEAL, from the coding sequence ATGAATATCCAACCGTTTTCTTTTCAAATCGAGTCCGCTGCCATCGACGATTTATATCGGCGCCTAGACATGACCCGGTGGCCTGACGAAATCCCCGGCGGAAATTGGAATTATGGCATCCCCCTTGATTTCATGAAGGACATGGTCGCCTACTGGAGGCATGAATTCGATTGGGGAGCCTTCCGGCGCTCCATTCAGACTTATCCGAATTATATCGCCCAAATCGATGGAATCGATATTCACTTTATACATATCAAGGGCAGCGGCGAACACTCCGTACCGCTCCTCATTGCTCATGGTTGGCCGAGCTCCTTCTATGAAATGCTGGAACTTATCCCATATCTTATGAATCCTGGGCAATTCGGCGGTCATGCGGAAATTTCCTTTGACGTTGTCATACCGTCTATCCCGGGCCATGGGTTCTCCGGCATTCCTCTACGTCCGGGCTTTGAGGACCGTCAGGCCGGGGAACTGCTCATGAAACTAATGACAGGGCTTGGTTATGAACGATTCGGCGCACATGGCTACGATATCGGTGCCAGCATCCTCGGACTTATGTGTCTTGACCATCCCGACCGGTTCATCGGCTATCATACCACCTCGCCTGGGAACCCAAGTCCCTATGCGGATTCGTCTTCCACGCTGTCCGACGAGGAGACCGCTTTCCTCGAATATCAGAAGCAATGGGAACGCGAGGAGGGCGCTTACGCCCATATCCTGGGCACACGTCCGCAGACCGCGGCCTATGGTTTGCATGATTCGCCCGTAGCGCTGGCCGCGTTCATTCTGGAAAAATGGCACTATTGGACCTCTCCCGAGGATGATAACGTCTTGCAGCATTTCAGCAAGGAACAGCTCATGGCCAACGTCTCCATTTACTGGCTGACCCAGAGCATCAATGCCTCGAACCGTTATTATTATGAAGGCAAGCATACAAGGTGGCCGGGGCCCGAAGAGTTTTCACCTGTACCGCACGGAGTCACCTTAACCGCTCAGCGGAATGAGCGTCCGCCCCGGACATTCGTGGAGCGGATATTTCCGAATGTGATCCACTGGAAGGACCTGAATGCGGGCGGGCATTTCATTGCCGCGGAACAACCCTCCTGGATTGCCGAGCAAATCACGGCCTTCTTCAAGCAGATTTGCGATTCGCCGCAGGAGGCACTATAA
- a CDS encoding CGNR zinc finger domain-containing protein, whose protein sequence is MGNEFEQLEIIADFINTHDKRMRYEGDPGLELLSTADDLRTWLLKNGFILKQDTVSEEDLALARDLRGGLRAAIPNNIHDHKEAGFQALNRAAGRFRFAYSFSEASDAIEPVDAQGRGGLARLLILVFRLRENNVWNRLRVCTAADCQWVFVDRSRPGTGKWCSMKACGNRAKNKTYRERAKSMG, encoded by the coding sequence GTGGGAAATGAATTTGAGCAGCTCGAAATCATCGCCGATTTTATCAACACCCATGATAAACGGATGCGGTATGAGGGGGACCCGGGTTTGGAGCTGCTTTCTACCGCGGACGATCTGCGTACATGGCTGTTAAAAAACGGTTTTATTCTGAAACAGGACACCGTATCCGAAGAGGATCTGGCTTTGGCCCGCGATCTGCGGGGCGGCTTAAGGGCAGCCATTCCGAATAATATACATGACCACAAGGAAGCGGGCTTCCAAGCGTTAAACCGTGCAGCCGGCCGATTCCGGTTCGCCTATAGCTTCAGTGAAGCCTCTGACGCCATTGAGCCAGTGGATGCACAAGGAAGAGGGGGCTTGGCCCGGCTGCTGATTCTGGTATTCAGGCTTCGTGAGAACAACGTGTGGAACAGATTGAGAGTGTGCACAGCCGCGGATTGCCAGTGGGTATTCGTTGACCGCTCCAGGCCGGGAACGGGCAAGTGGTGCTCAATGAAGGCCTGCGGCAATCGGGCAAAAAATAAGACGTATCGGGAGCGGGCGAAGTCCATGGGATGA
- a CDS encoding YciI family protein, whose amino-acid sequence MRFMMIVKATEDSEAGVLPSAEQLDAMMRYNMELARAGVLLAADGLHPSSGAIRISYPEPGGKPKITDGPFTEAKELIAGYTLIEVKTREEAIEWAKRMPDPHGFGAGQIELRQVFEPTELTQDPEAQAKQFEMREHIQRQNP is encoded by the coding sequence ATGAGATTTATGATGATCGTGAAAGCAACCGAGGATTCCGAGGCAGGCGTGCTGCCAAGCGCAGAGCAATTGGATGCCATGATGAGGTACAACATGGAGCTGGCGAGGGCGGGCGTGCTGCTTGCTGCGGATGGGCTCCATCCAAGCTCGGGCGCCATCCGGATTTCTTATCCGGAGCCGGGAGGCAAGCCGAAAATCACCGATGGTCCCTTTACGGAAGCGAAGGAACTGATCGCGGGGTACACCTTGATCGAAGTGAAAACGAGAGAAGAGGCGATCGAGTGGGCCAAACGCATGCCCGATCCGCACGGCTTCGGCGCGGGGCAGATCGAGCTCCGTCAGGTATTCGAACCGACAGAGCTGACGCAGGACCCGGAAGCGCAGGCCAAACAATTTGAAATGCGCGAACACATCCAAAGGCAGAATCCGTAA
- a CDS encoding RNA polymerase sigma factor: MSAADTHRTIEAIWRIESSKIIAYLTRMVRDIGLAEDLAQDALIAALERWPNDGIPDNPGGWLMTAAKRKALDLLRRNKVRDRKYELLGREMDSRMDSEMEVPEAGEVNDDLLRLIFMTCHPVLSPEARVALTLRLLGGLTTAEIARAYLVPEPTIAQRIVRAKRTLSATRVAFEIPQGTELKPRLASVLEVIYLMFNEGYAASSGSQWIRPLLCQEALRIGRVLAEIAPTEAEVHGLVALMEFQSSRFKSRVNAQGEPVLLMDQNRALWDYLLIRRGFAALERIERLGGMTGPYAIQAAISACHAGAPSAAETDWIRISALYEALAQVSPSPIVELNRAVALSMAFGPEIGLEIVDVLRSEPALKGYHLLPSVRGDLLFKLGRLDEACAEFKLAASLTDNQRERALLLDRAAECLRAAP; the protein is encoded by the coding sequence ATGTCGGCGGCCGATACCCATCGTACGATCGAGGCCATCTGGAGAATCGAATCTTCCAAAATCATTGCCTATCTGACCCGGATGGTTCGTGATATCGGCCTCGCCGAGGATCTGGCTCAGGATGCGCTCATTGCAGCGCTGGAACGGTGGCCGAATGACGGAATACCGGATAACCCCGGCGGATGGCTTATGACCGCGGCAAAGCGCAAAGCGCTGGACCTGCTGCGCCGGAATAAGGTGCGCGATCGGAAGTATGAGCTGTTGGGACGCGAAATGGATTCCCGGATGGATTCGGAAATGGAGGTGCCGGAGGCGGGAGAAGTGAACGACGATCTTCTGCGGCTGATCTTTATGACCTGCCATCCGGTTCTGTCCCCCGAGGCCCGCGTAGCCCTGACGCTGCGTCTGCTCGGCGGGTTGACGACTGCGGAGATCGCCCGCGCTTATCTTGTGCCGGAACCGACGATCGCGCAGCGAATCGTTCGTGCCAAACGGACGCTGTCCGCGACCCGGGTTGCATTCGAGATTCCCCAAGGAACCGAACTGAAGCCGCGATTAGCATCAGTCCTCGAGGTCATCTACCTCATGTTTAATGAGGGATACGCCGCCTCATCGGGCAGCCAGTGGATTCGTCCGCTGCTGTGCCAGGAAGCGCTTCGTATCGGACGGGTGCTGGCGGAGATTGCGCCGACCGAGGCCGAGGTGCACGGATTGGTCGCGTTGATGGAATTTCAGTCCTCCCGGTTCAAGTCACGGGTCAATGCGCAGGGCGAGCCTGTGCTGCTCATGGACCAGAATCGGGCATTATGGGATTATTTATTGATCCGGCGCGGTTTTGCCGCTCTTGAGCGAATCGAGAGGTTGGGGGGAATGACCGGGCCTTACGCTATTCAGGCAGCCATCTCGGCATGTCATGCCGGAGCGCCCAGTGCCGCAGAGACCGATTGGATTCGGATCTCCGCGCTGTATGAGGCATTGGCGCAGGTGTCCCCCTCGCCGATCGTGGAATTGAACCGGGCCGTGGCCCTCTCCATGGCTTTCGGTCCGGAGATCGGGCTTGAGATCGTTGACGTTTTGCGAAGCGAGCCGGCCTTGAAAGGATATCACCTTCTACCGAGCGTGAGGGGTGACTTGCTCTTTAAGCTGGGTCGCCTGGACGAAGCCTGCGCGGAGTTCAAGCTGGCCGCATCGCTGACGGATAATCAGAGGGAGCGGGCGCTGCTCCTTGATCGTGCGGCAGAATGCCTGCGAGCGGCCCCTTGA